Proteins encoded in a region of the Diospyros lotus cultivar Yz01 chromosome 9, ASM1463336v1, whole genome shotgun sequence genome:
- the LOC127809248 gene encoding heavy metal-associated isoprenylated plant protein 7-like, which produces MAMTDGGATGGWRQRLKEDDEKEGHAWKLAKCMRPNNEENPDGVIVLGLYMHCDGCAETVVKHLRGFYGVEQIETDRKNHRVTVKGKKAEPRKVMERLRKKGHYHVTLISPVLVEKKEVKKEEKKEEARAPKVVEVVLKIFLHCEACVEDIKRCIHRMQGVYSVEAEMEKSRVTVKGEIEAKKLAEYVKRKAGKHAEIVMVLPEKEDEEDAKRKQEGENKIDLEGLYRIYPPGLVYAPQLFSEENPNACCAM; this is translated from the exons ATGGCGATGACCGACGGTGGGGCGACTGGTGGCTGGAGGCAAAGGTTGAAggaagatgatgaaaaagaagGGCATGCTTGGAAATTAGCAAAATGTATGAGA CCAAATAACGAGGAGAATCCTGACGGAGTGATCGTTTTGGGGCTCTACATGCACTGCGATGGATGCGCCGAAACAGTCGTCAAGCATCTCAGAGGCTTCTACG GAGTCGAACAGATCGAGACCGACAGGAAGAATCATAGAGTGACAGTGAAGGGGAAAAAGGCGGAGCCGAGAAAGGTAATGGAGAGGCTTCGGAAGAAAGGCCATTATCATGTCACGCTTATCTCTCCCGTTCTTGTAGAGAAGAAAGAAgtgaagaaggaagagaagaaagaagaggcgCGT GCGCCGAAGGTCGTGGAAGTGGTGCTGAAGATTTTCTTGCATTGCGAAGCCTGCGTAGAGGATATCAAGCGCTGCATTCACAGAATGCAGG GCGTGTACAGCGTGGAGGCGGAAATGGAGAAGTCGCGAGTGACCGTGAAGGGGGAAATCGAAGCGAAGAAGCTTGCGGAGTACGTGAAGAGGAAGGCCGGGAAGCATGCGGAGATTGTGATGGTGCTGCCGGAGAAGGAAGACGAGGAGGACGCCAAGAGGAAGCAAGAAGGTGAGAATAAAATTGACTTGGAGGGTCTTTACCGGATTTATCCTCCGGGGCTTGTCTACGCTCCCCAGCTTTTCAGTGAAGAGAATCCGAATGCATGCTGTGCAATGTAG
- the LOC127809210 gene encoding uncharacterized protein LOC127809210: protein MKMRNKGKVHPSPSSLSSPNLSSANRDAFSVLKLLPAAILALISVLSLEEKEVLAYMITRSIKSSGPASIVEEKKRSGKKSNTHKPPVFYCECFDCYTSYWFKWDCSPNRELIHQAIEAFEEHLANGEQAKKSGRGKKKDKTARRAAEKPAEVPDPPAPEVEDSFVMVMPEGDAPPPPAEVSESAETTTVDGEEEAEEEVAPPAEAQIMLRSSPANGHKGLARKVLPDVVGLLNSRLWSLWGPNA, encoded by the coding sequence ATGAAGATGAGAAACAAAGGCAAAGTTCACCCGTCgccttcttctttatcttctcctAATTTGTCTTCTGCAAATAGAGATGCTTTCTCTGTGCTGAAGCTCCTTCCGGCCGCCATTCTGGCTCTCATTTCTGTTCTCTCGCTCGAAGAGAAAGAAGTCCTGGCGTATATGATAACCAGGTCGATTAAATCCTCCGGCCCGGCTTCCATCGTCGAGGAGAAGAAGCGGAGCGGCAAGAAATCGAATACACATAAGCCGCCGGTCTTCTATTGCGAGTGCTTCGACTGCTACACGAGTTACTGGTTCAAATGGGACTGCTCGCCCAACCGCGAACTCATCCACCAAGCCATCGAAGCCTTCGAAGAACACCTGGCCAACGGCGAGCAGGCGAAGAAGAGCGGAAGAGGCAAGAAAAAGGACAAAACAGCTCGCCGTGCAGCTGAAAAGCCAGCCGAGGTACCGGACCCGCCGGCGCCAGAGGTCGAGGACAGCTTTGTTATGGTCATGCCGGAAGGCGACGCGCCACCACCGCCGGCGGAAGTATCGGAAAGCGCTGAGACGACGACGGTGGATGGAGAAGAGGAGGCGGAGGAGGAGGTGGCGCCGCCGGCGGAAGCGCAGATCATGCTGCGGAGCTCTCCGGCGAACGGCCACAAGGGTTTGGCTCGGAAGGTGTTGCCGGACGTGGTGGGGTTATTGAATTCGCGTTTGTGGAGCCTTTGGGGTCCGAACGCTTAG
- the LOC127810251 gene encoding uncharacterized protein LOC127810251: MSGVSLAVAPRTEPDETTTSAPKPQQKPLQQQQQQAAVGGIMGSLRVIELQLVAFIMVFSASGLVPLLDLVFPAFASAYLLALSKLAFPSQGTTRGSQEIFQGGRLFRFYVVLGTAMGLFLPLAYVLGGFARGDEHAVRSATPHLFLLSFQILTENIISGLSLFSPPVRALVPLLYTVRRIFVVLDWIHDVWVNKALPANAQIKDVAWFWFGRGLAVANLAYFSINLFCFLIPRFLPRAFETYFRARDEVHAKEAEDRRPAAANKPQPTDKKAD; encoded by the exons ATGTCAGGTGTATCTCTTGCTGTGGCTCCTCGTACCGAGCCAGATGAGACCACTACCTCAGCCCCGAAACCCCAACAGAAGCCTctccagcagcagcagcaacaggcTGCAGTGGGGGGCATAATGGGTTCGCTGCGTGTCATTGAGCTGCAGCTAGTAGCTTTCATAATGGTTTTCTCAGCCAGCGGTCTTGTCCCGCTCCTAGACTTAGTTTTCCCAGCATTTGCTTCTGCTTACCTCCTTGCCCTCTCAAAACTGGCCTTCCCATCACAAGGCACCACCAGGGGATCCCAGGAAATATTCCAAGGAGGTAGACTGTTCAGGTTCTATGTGGTTCTTGGGACGGCGATGGGGCTGTTCTTACCGCTGGCTTATGTTTTGGGCGGTTTTGCCCGTGGCGATGAGCATGCCGTTCGATCAGCCACTCCCCATTTGTTCCTACTTTCGTTTCAAATACTGACGGAGAACATAATTAGCGGGTTGTCACTATTTTCGCCCCCCGTGAGGGCGTTAGTGCCTCTGCTCTATACCGTGAGGAGGATCTTTGTGGTGTTGGACTGGATACACGATGTGTGGGTCAACAAGGCCTTGCCTGCCAATGCCCAAATTAAG gATGTTGCATGGTTTTGGTTCGGGAGGGGCCTGGCAGTAGCCAATCTGGCGTACTTCTCCATCAACCTGTTTTGCTTCTTGATTCCTCGGTTCCTTCCGAGGGCTTTCGAGACCTATTTCCGGGCCCGGGACGAGGTACACGCGAAGGAGGCCGAGGACAGGCGGCCGGCAGCCGCAAACAAGCCCCAGCCAACGGACAAGAAAGCTGATTGA